A stretch of DNA from Cryptomeria japonica chromosome 4, Sugi_1.0, whole genome shotgun sequence:
aaaaaaattcaacaacgaATAAACAATTTGAGTAGCATTAGCTTAAAACTGCATGTAATCAAATAAAAATGTGTCCATTAATATTTAAATAcgtgaaataaattaattttttaaaagagTAAATATGCATTTTGATGCTAACTTTTAAATATATGGAATCGAATCACAACCATCATTTAATATCTAaccaaatagaaaaaattaaactcTTCCAAGAGTAAATAGTTTTTATGTCATGTGATTATTAAGATATAAAATATACTTATTATAATCAACTTCTACTGGAAGTCAATGATGAAAAATGGATACACTATTCTAGACATTTAAAGCATACAAATATTCTACTATCTATAGGGGGCTCAATAATTCATGGGATTTACAGACCTATGTGGTTTAATGGAAAGTCAAAGTTGCATTGTTAGTAGTTTCTAGGTTACATTCATTACCAAAGCTTTAGATGCTTCTAATTACTATTTTGATTTAGAATGAGaacaaatattaatatttatttgtcTTGAGTTgactacaacaaagagaagagcCTTTCAATATTTATATGAAGTGGATAACTATCATTGATTTCTAACAAGATCCCAATTCCTTATCCATACAAATTTTAATAGAATATTATTAGTTCATGAACCCTAAGTTCCCTTTATTCCTTATAATCATTAGATTTGAAAACTTCAGAGGCCATAATAATAAATGAGAGAAATGATGAAGATCATTATTTGGTAGTCATATTTTTTTGTTAAGTAAAAAAGGCTTTTAACAAATCGCAATTTATCACAAAATTATTGAATTCTAGTAGAACGAGATTTTATACAATATAGAACCAACACAGTCttaaaaacaacaataaaaatttaaaaaataacaaaaaatctaAGAAAAAAGAGGCAATTTAACTATTACCCTACATAGTATTGACATAGTTGACAATTCTAATAGCCTCTAACATGTATATCATTAATTTCATGTTCTCCGAATGCAAGCAGTGTCCATTTTCATTTGTATTTGTGGTCTATCCATAAtagtttttcctttcttttttttttcataagTTGTGGAATGTTAGATCtatttcttgatatttttatttctAAGTAGAAAACCATCACATTGTTGGAAACTATTCCCATAAACTTTTTTAAAGATATAGTAGAAGAGAGAAGTACTAATGATTTAGTAGTTGGTAATAATATTGGTCAAATTTTAATATAGCTTATAAATTCTATATTTTAGAGACACATCTAAATGTTGGAGCCCAAACAAAATTTTTCTAGTGGATTGTAGTAAACAAAACTCTTATTTTTGGCACTTATATAATTTCAAAGAATGGGCTCAAataatatttttctacaatttgaATGATACTTAAGGGAGAATGATTTTTTATTGATATACGTAGTAAGAGTAGCATGGGTACTAGTAAGACCAACAATAAGACCCAAATATGTAATATATTCTTGGGATGGACATTAGGAATTTAGTTGTGGGTGACCCAATTAGGGTTGTTAAGAGATTCAAACTAGTGGGTATCTTACTTAATAGAATTgacaatcttttaaaaaaatagaaaaaggggTTTTGGGTTCAACCTAATAAAAGCATGTAAATTATCAAGAAGATATCTTTTTGATTTATCAGCCATAAAATTAGCACAAAACATTAAATTCTTAATGAAGTGGGATTTAGGCCTTCTTTGTAGAGGTTTTATTCACATTTCTAAGTGATGTAGGGGAAACAATAGGGAATTTCCTTTATCATAGTGCCAAAATGTCCTTAATTATTTTATAAAGGGAAGGAGTCAAAGTATCCACATTGTTGCAAAAATTGCAAACAATCTTAGTGGGGGCTAGTGAATTGGATAGATGGAGAGAGTAGAATAAATAAATTAGACCCTAGTGAATGGAAATTTTGGCCTAGTTGAGAACTTCCATTATTAACTATTATAGGgagttgagaaggaaaaagaataaAATCATTTATGAAAAATATTGCAACATTAAGTATATTCACATACCTATACCTACTCCCCACCTCCGTATTTTCCTCCCCCTATATACTTAATTCCTGATGAGATTGAGTTTGATTTGTAAGTATTTCTACTCCTCCCAGTTTCCATTTCTTTGACTACCTTCTACTCCCATCAGATCACTCCAGTTCCCATCCTATATATCATACTCCTTAGCATATCTATATTTACTTTCCGTCCCTCCCTCCCTCTATGTCCACTAGGTGATTTCATCCTTCTATAACTCATATAGAACAATTTTCTAGAGATCTACATCACCTATATTACTAAACAACACGTAATAAGCTACCACCCAAACTCATAAGGCTTTCTAGAATCCATGTAAATTTCATCCTTCATATGTTGAAGCACTGCAATTTTCTCTGACACCCTTACCTATAATAGTTTGGTGTGGTTTATTTTCTATCCATTTCTATTTTACAACATGTAAATCTCTATTAAGATGTTATATTCACGATCCCGATGTAGACTATGGCCTATCCTACCACATATTTTCTACACAACTTACAAAGAAGATCAATAATTTTTATCAACTCTTGTCAAGTGGTATAATTCCACAAAAAAGAGATACAATAAAAAAGGATAGTTATACCACAAACCCTCTATATCTTTCAAAATTTAGGGCCATACTTGTATATAGTATTTTTTCTCTCCCAAATAGCAATATCGAAGTTATGACCATATTTAGTTATGACCTATACAATAATTAGGTCCTAATCAACACCTTGAGGATCTACAACATGATTTCTAATGTCACTACCATCTCTATAGTAGACAAATGAAATACATTTTTCTCAAACTTCCATATTTCTACTAGAAATATCAACATATCCTAATAAGCTCATATGGTTGGGACCTTTGCTATCTACTGTAGTCTATAGGACTACAATATGACATGCTCTATGTCACCAAATCCCTTCATTATATGCATCTCTCACAATGAGTCTCATGGATATAACGAATCCTACACTTTCATCATGTGTTAAAGCCACCATAAAACTACTATCCTACATCTTTGCTAATCGTATACCCCTCCCATCTTCTATCCTCCTTTTTTCTTATTCAAGCACCATTATTGCATTTTTCTATAAATGTGCTCTTTAGCCCATGCATCTATTTTATTTGATCTTTCATCACTTGAAACATCTATCATTTTAGACAACACATATACCTCATTCCTCCACATACAATCTTGTATGCATACACCTGATTTTTTATGCAACTTCACACTTTCAATGCATGCACTGCACTTCACTATGTGCTAGGTTTTCATGTAACCATCACATTTTACATATATGTGCAAAAGTTCTCTATATGTTCCACATCTATCAATGTGTGCACTCAAACCCCCTACACATGCTAGGTAAAGTTTTCCATGAATTAGCACTTTATTCTACTACTCAACCCTTTCAACCCACATAAATGACCCTAAAATGTTTAAAatacttttattttatatttagATAAATACCTAAAAGGGCCAACACCCATTTAAATTAAAAAGTAAAGATAAAACCATTACATAATGTCAAATCTAACCATATTGCTAGAAATCCCACTAGATGGGCAACTTGTCATTCACAATATCCCATCCCAAAAATGCTTGTTCTCAAATACATGCATTTTTACATTGCTATTACAACCCCCTAATCTCTACTAATCATCCATATTTTTGTTTCTTACATCTTTTATATGAGAGTAAAGGGGCATATTAAGAGATCTATCTCTCCTTGACGTCTATTTTTTCTTCACTTTCATAATTTCCTAGCCTTCTTCTAGCTTTGTGGCCTCCTTCTGTTCCATCAATGTGGAATCAAAAAGGGCTTGCTCCACCGTAGGGAGCCTTCTTCTAGCTTTGTGGCCTCCTTCTGTTCCATCAATGTGGAATCAAAAAGGGCTTGCTCCACCATAGGGATACAAGTTATTTTTGTGGATTCATTCCTTATATTTTCTATCTCAAACCTCCCTAAGGCCCCTATGCTTGCAATGGGAGAATCCCCCACTTCCAAAGATGAGTAAGAATCAATCTAGGAGTCTTCCAATGTCATTAAATTATCAACAATAGTAGCCCTATTTTTGTCCctcttatgttgcccttttgaggcATTTTTTGAGTCATTTTCCCTATGTCTCTCAATAGATCCCTCACTcaaatcaagctttgaaacttTGGAACTTTCTTTTTCTACCAAATAGGTGTTAGGATCTTCCTGCTTCACCATGAAGCCTTTCTTTGATAATTTCTTTTGATACATTGGGCTACCTTATGACCTGTTTGGAAGCACCGTCTACATCTAAACAAAATACCTTCATAGTCCACAGGTTGTACCCAACTCCCATTTGCAAATTTCAAACAAAGTTTTGTGGGAGGAAATTTTTTTTGCATCCATCTCCACAAGAATACGAACATAAGTAGTATGAATTAAATTGAAGGAATCCTCATCTAATCAATTTTTTTTACCTAAAGTGTTTCCAATAGCTTCAAATCAAGATTCGATCCAAAAATGTAACAGTTAATTGGGAAATATTTTCTATATTGGTGTCTTGTCAAAAGATTTAGAGGACAGGTTGAAAGATGGATGCCAAGGTTTTAGCGACAACAAATATTTATCTTCCTAGCTCCAATGATTCTCACACAAAACCTTTTTTTTTGTCTTAAACACTATCAAAGATCACTACAAAGTAACTGCAAGCACTAGGGAATTTTTGGATATTCCCATCCAAAATGGGGCTCCAAGAATCAATAATCCATTTGTGTAAATCACATCATTCCTATAGACTACAAATGTCCCTTCCCATTACCCCCATTTTGTTCACTCCCGAGGGAATTCTCACCACACTACTCTCGATTAGCTATGTCTATCCCCTTTAGACCTCCACATAGAGAAGACACCAACATCACACTTCTCCGACGTAGGTATACTTGAGTTCCCCTATTTATTGGGGCACCTTGTTCCACCCTTATGCCCCATCCCCTATTTCAAGAATTGCTTATCATAGATAAAATCACCCCCAGTCCCAAACCCTTATGAGCTAGCAAACTAGTGCCTAGGTATGTCCTTCCTAACCCTATCAGATCCTGGAAATGAGGTAGACTCCCTTTTTACAAACTAAGATGCATATGAAACTCCATGATTCAAAGAAACCCTAGTTCCAACTGATTGCCGCAAACCACATCTATGGGATTTCTCACCACCCCGAGGAACACTAGATCCACAACCAAGACATTTTGAGCTAAAAAAATGACATTCGGAAAAGCCCTTACTTGCTTTGTCTAAAGCCACATCTTGGCAATAGCTTAAATTCGTTGGAGCACCCCTGCCTCTCGCAAGAGACAAAACTAGCTCCTATTTCTCGCCATAAAAGGAAGCACAATCATTTTCCCTCCTATTTGGTTCACTACACACTATTTCCATCCACACCGAATGATACCTATTCTACAAAATGTGAGTATCTGAAAAATTTCGGCAAGACCTTGTGGGTCAGGAAGTACGGGAGACATGGTGCCATGACCGTTAAGGGCGACAAATGTTAAATGTTTGATATACTTAGTTTCTCAATACTTACTATTATCTTGGTACACTTTGATTGCTTGTATCATCTCACTAAATCCACTACGCTTATTCTCCTCTCtaaaatttactattttcttgtGTGAAAATGAATAGTTTTCACCCTCCAACCCCATTTATTCACCCACTTTATTGCTTCTACAACCATTTCTCTATTTCACATCTATTATACTCCATTTTCCCTCATCTACCCAATTTCCATCGTATTTTCCTTTTTCAAGAGCTCACTCTTGCCCTCTTTTACATGCTTGACTATTTAAGAATATAACATCCTCtttatcatattttatttatttgttttaaattggAAAGTCTtaatcttccatttcttcttcaagTGTATTATATTCTTATTCTATTTCACAtttcttatattttttttaaacattgactgatatattttttaaaaaatttagagctCGACAAAACCTTTAACAAGAACCACCTTTTCTAACGTGAGAAGCCTTGATACTTCAACTATTTTCATTCTTTTCGCTTTTGATAATAAAACGACAAGCGCTTGTTATATATTGTTAACGTCATCTAGTTCGAAAGAATTTGTTTGACTTCTTCAAAGATTATAGTTATTGACGGCGTCGATTAAGGGAGTACAGCGAGAAACCCCAATTGAATGGGCCCCTGCAAGACCAGTCAGAATATTTATATAAGATATAATCTACAGCAGATTTAATCAATTCATCAAGCGTTATTAGGAAATATGTAGCCCTACCTGAGAGAGTGACCATGTCCTCCTGCGACAATTGCTTTGAAGCAAAAAATTGTGTCAACCTGTTtacatcaaatgagggagaaggaATATTGTCTGTGACCTCTGGTGCGAGAGATACCCTTCCGTCTCTTCGTCCACCTTGAACAGCCCAAAATACTCCACCAGCCTGAATTTGCATTCGTTGTAATATATGTTAAGCTAATATTAGTGCTACATATTCATAACTTGATTATTATGATTGTCAAGAATACATACTTGGTAAGCGCTATCTCTTGCAGCGAATGCCACTACGTCAGCACAAGAAACGACGCCGGCACATTTGGCTTCCAGTTTGGATTTAAATTCATCAATAATGTCGTAGCCCGTCAGGCTTGGGTTGTTGACGGGTGATTCCTTCTCTGCTGTGTTGTCTGAGGAATCAAGGAGAATTGATCCATCGCAACCCTGCAATTCATCATCCATCACTGCTGTAAATATATATTCTAACATACTTATCATGAAATAGCGGATGGAATTCAAGATGAGAATATTGCAGAATACTTACTCTtacaaagcaatcatggaaatgcatCCTTATGAGAGCAGCTGCTACACCAGGATTCGCTTTAACAGCTTTGGCAACAGTTTCACTGATGATCTCCTCGGCCTCAGGGCATGTTTGGCGATAATAACCCACCTTCAACCCATCTCCATTAGCTGTAGTAGATAAAAACAATACGAACAGAGGAATAACCAGCAAACTCGCTTCCATTTCACTTCAGAGTAGTTAAACAGTAGTCGGAATTCGGTTAGATGAGAGAGGAAAGTTAACAAAAACGCTTTAGTTATGGTGTACAGGAGGAGAGAAGGATGTGGTATTTAATACCATCATCTGCGGATTCGTTTGATCTGGTCAACACGGACTAGATAATGCGACCAAGCCTTATAATGTCTGTCTTACCATTCTGAATATTTCCAAAATACAGATAGCATTTAATGCATTGCAGCTTAGACTTGGCACCTCGGACTTATCTACGGTCTTGACTCATTCTATTTCTATTTGCTCGCGTCTGGATTTTTCCTAACAtgaataacatgacatgacaatcGAACATAACATGACAATGAAATGCTTGATCAACTATGAGTTTACTGTGCTCGTTCATATTTACTCAAAGTGTAGTAGTACATGCCTCAAAGTTTTCTTCCATCAAGAATGGTAGTTAACGCAAACATTTGAGCAAGTCTAACAAATTCTATCGAACTGTATGACATCATGGCACTGACAATGTATAACATTTCAACTTAAAAAAGGAAGATTCGGTCATTGAATCTTATTATATGTTGAGAAAGTTGAACGAGATCATCTGTATAACTTCAGCGGCCGAGGCGGTCAAGATCCTTCCATGGACTCTAAATATGCTCTTCAGCTCAAGGCCAAATGCCCCTCTTCAGCTTCAAACGACACCGTTGTTCCACTGGATCCTCTCACTCCCACTAAGTTGGACGCGAAATACTATTTAGACTTGCAATACAAGCGTGGACTGTTGAAATCTGATCAAACTTTGATGTCAAATGATGCCACGTCTAGACAGGTGAACATTAACGCCAAGTACCCCAAGATTTGGAGGGAAAATTTTGGAAGGGTAATGGTAAAGATGGATGCAATTGACGTGTTGACGGGATCGCAGGGAGagataaggaaacagtgccatgtCCCCAACTAGCCAATTCCTCGGCCTCCACCGCCCTTGAAAAGAGAGTGTCATTGCTCTATTGTTTTATACCATTCTTTAATTGTAATTCTTTTATACAAAAGGAAAAATGACAGTTATTTGGTAATTTTTTCTGTCTGAATGATTCCAGAAACGTATCTGATAATTTTGCCCATACAGTCGAATAATTATTGTATGTGTTGAGATATTAGCACTGCTGCTAGATTAACATGCTAAACTACATACTTTGACGTTGAGTTCCGTTCTCCACAGCCACGCTGCATATAACCTCTAGAAACATATTATAGGCTCCATCATTCATGTCATGAAAACATGTTTGAGGACTAACCTTTCGAAATCCTAACAAGGTATTAATATGGTAAATATAATTGTTCAAAATAACGTGATAGAAATCTAATTTAACAAGGGCTGCAAGCTGGCAGGGCAGTtgtagaagagaagattaggttagCACAATCTGGACTATAGAAAAATGTTCTGATCAAGCTACTAACACGAAATCCTAAGGGCTTAGAACAGAGCATGAATTCATGTCTATGTTTTCCATTAATGGCACAAAAGAGAAAACTTAGAAAAGATCAAGAGTACTAAGAGTCAAGCATTATTTATTTAAAGTGTGTTGAACTGCAATCATCATTCACAATCCAGAGTCTATTTTCATTTTGTTATTCTATATCATTGTTTAGTGAACAATTGAGAAGAACAAGGCACACAAAACTGCCCTGCAATTGAGAAAGAAAATAGATCAATTCCAAGTTCTTCCGTTCAAGCTAAGATTTTCTTTCGCTTTGagagaaaagagagaaagaatattaatcatcaattcaatattcCCTTTGGATGAAGTGCTGTTGCTAAACAACTATATGAATCTTCATGAGAAGAATTAAAATAACAAGATGAAAATAACATTTACAAAATTTGCTCAAacctatgtatgcatgtatatatgtacatacatttccacaacctttgctagcatcctccctgttCGTGccaaaatggcagctttgaaacaaggtatgaacatccatcaaagcatgaaggatagaggatttttatcaaatgttgcaatTGCAACTGCTCTGCtacacatgtatgcaaaatgtgaaagcaGGCAGGGCACACTTGTATCCctgaaagaaatgtggtctcaaggACTGCAATGATCGTAGGAATTGCACAAAAAGGACTTGTTGAAAAATCTTTAGAGACTTCCAAGCAACTGCAATTAGCGGGTGTAAAGTCAGATTCCACGacatttgctagcatcctccctactCCCGATAAAATGGGATCTTTGGAATAGGATATCTATATCCATCAATGCGATATGGAAGGTGGACTTTTGTCCActtggaaatgctctggtagacatgtatacaaaatgtggaagcacataCAAGGCATGTggactgtttgacagaatgcctcaaagagatgtcatctcatgcaatgcaatgattgcaggatatatacacaatgaatttgttgagaaggttttagaaactttcaagagaaTCGAATTGCTTGTGCCAAAATGGTGGCTTTGGAACAGACCAAATAATCCAAACTGAAAAATATTTACGAAAGAAGAGAATGTCAGTAATACCCATTTTCTAGAAGTCTCTAGATTTAAAAATCTACGGTGGCTAGGAAGTTTTGAGAAATAGTAGCATTGTCTTGAAGAAAGTTGCAGTCCTCTGTTTGGTCTAATGTGAGTCTCAGAAATGTCAAAtaatataaataactaaataaatatggATAGAAAAAAAGAGGAAATAGGCAAAAGTAAGATTGTTTGGCATTAGTCCAAATCAAAAAAGAGTTGAAATCTCCCTATGCCTCGGCACCATGGCCACTGCATCCTGTTCTTGGCCCTCTGTGTGGACCTATGAAATATTGAGATAAACCCATGGCTGATCTTTGAGCTTGCATCATGGGTGAAACCCTAGATAATCATAGAACAAAATCTATTttcaaacatgataaagggaagaCATGCAATGATCTGAAACTTAG
This window harbors:
- the LOC131074091 gene encoding peroxidase 5-like encodes the protein MEASLLVIPLFVLFLSTTANGDGLKVGYYRQTCPEAEEIISETVAKAVKANPGVAAALIRMHFHDCFVRGCDGSILLDSSDNTAEKESPVNNPSLTGYDIIDEFKSKLEAKCAGVVSCADVVAFAARDSAYQAGGVFWAVQGGRRDGRVSLAPEVTDNIPSPSFDVNRLTQFFASKQLSQEDMVTLSGAHSIGVSRCTPLIDAVNNYNL